The following are encoded together in the Planctobacterium marinum genome:
- a CDS encoding contractile injection system protein, VgrG/Pvc8 family, protein MKFNTGKNTTQIAEKIDYTEYPGTRQADTPPAPRCSLDFYIELDDGTIIDDQTLRLQNFSGQESLSQMFDFTLNLRANTYFSSGINSPWGKELAGKYGSLLSEGGVTSQKLDFQKILGAKACIRMGLPETQKDMYEGEYPNDRPVLYFNGIISNFSMAERGVYTANLKPAIFKLSLQNNYRLFSQKTILDVIIEILSENSIEFNKEELEKKPSRVVRGLASYRKQDWLQAGETDLDFLNKLMQKVSLFYYFEHDDKHHKMIITDQPYYTGIYKHKVNDAGKVEETHDLKELYLSYTHQQSLERDDYITQFSYKQNLTSSGITTVLAQKEATWESQNTAMATPVFINKANKKEKLNMEFLNMVQYGASEKEINTLTDEHMNRLVASRFEFSGSSSCPELKAGHKFIVKERYDDDPDMPICPTLDGLEFVATQVQHQGSAAGDYSNTFQAMDANGLATPFTPPQENQGSILALVVDHDGETDYEGSSAKYLEKDGFAYDKKDFQYDDNGQQKFNCRGIYVNFIDDPDSIHWVKLAEHMQTIPETGAWVTVSRSQDNNEIPEVTQIMQNKGNKTIMPEDYTCSTNVGNNYSTSYGDNTSISFGANVTTSLSKARTIVEKHRNSGNYNSVNYSESSSYGYSVTERSHSISRMGAGADLGDDPGDMMAYVNYSDSAIYGNTYSKNLHIGKSENYSVQTGGTFSESTQTGGSISISTIDTSESTSTVGTTISNSTVGTSTSISSVGTSNSTSTLGTSNSMSTTGTSNSISITDMSNGIGITTMSNNISITDMSSSIGITNMSTSLNLTSTSSSLSLTGVQAGLSLTGASSNLSLTGATSSLSLTGASSGLSLTGSSSNLGLTGSSSGLNLTGSSSSLNLTGSSTSLNLTGSSTGINLTGSATDVNITGGGATLSIDNRATLSIEGAMLEILSAAKLVL, encoded by the coding sequence GTGAAATTCAACACGGGAAAGAACACTACCCAAATTGCAGAGAAAATTGATTACACAGAATATCCCGGCACCCGACAGGCAGATACCCCGCCAGCTCCTCGCTGTAGCCTGGATTTTTATATAGAGCTGGATGACGGCACCATTATCGATGACCAGACATTGCGACTGCAGAATTTTTCTGGTCAAGAGTCCCTGTCTCAAATGTTTGATTTCACTCTGAATCTCAGGGCCAACACCTATTTTTCTTCTGGCATCAACAGTCCTTGGGGAAAAGAACTGGCGGGTAAGTATGGCTCTCTACTAAGTGAAGGCGGTGTTACTTCTCAAAAACTGGACTTTCAAAAGATTTTAGGAGCCAAGGCCTGTATTCGCATGGGCCTGCCGGAGACCCAAAAAGACATGTACGAGGGAGAGTACCCCAACGACCGCCCGGTACTGTATTTCAATGGCATAATCAGTAACTTCTCCATGGCTGAGCGCGGTGTATATACCGCTAACCTGAAACCAGCAATATTTAAACTTTCACTGCAAAACAACTACCGTCTTTTCTCACAAAAAACGATTCTGGATGTCATTATCGAGATCCTCAGTGAAAACAGTATTGAGTTCAACAAAGAAGAATTGGAGAAGAAACCTTCCAGAGTGGTTAGAGGGCTTGCCAGTTATCGCAAACAAGACTGGTTACAGGCGGGTGAAACCGATTTAGATTTTCTCAACAAGCTGATGCAAAAAGTCAGTTTGTTTTATTATTTTGAACATGATGATAAACATCACAAGATGATTATCACCGACCAACCCTACTACACCGGTATTTACAAACACAAAGTTAATGATGCCGGCAAAGTAGAAGAAACCCACGATTTGAAAGAGCTGTACCTGAGCTACACCCATCAGCAATCACTGGAACGGGATGACTACATCACTCAGTTTAGTTACAAGCAGAACCTTACCTCATCGGGGATCACCACCGTACTGGCTCAAAAAGAAGCTACCTGGGAATCGCAAAACACCGCGATGGCCACCCCAGTGTTCATCAACAAGGCCAACAAGAAAGAAAAACTCAATATGGAGTTTCTCAACATGGTGCAATACGGTGCATCAGAAAAAGAAATCAATACCCTGACCGACGAGCACATGAACCGGCTGGTGGCGTCGCGCTTTGAGTTTTCAGGCTCGTCATCATGCCCTGAGCTTAAAGCGGGTCACAAATTCATCGTAAAAGAACGCTATGACGATGACCCGGATATGCCGATTTGTCCAACACTAGATGGCTTAGAGTTTGTTGCGACACAAGTACAACATCAGGGTAGCGCCGCTGGCGACTATTCCAATACTTTTCAGGCCATGGATGCAAACGGCCTCGCAACCCCCTTTACTCCACCACAAGAAAACCAAGGCAGTATTCTCGCACTGGTGGTGGATCACGATGGGGAAACAGATTACGAAGGCAGCTCAGCGAAGTACCTGGAAAAAGACGGTTTTGCCTACGACAAAAAAGACTTTCAATACGATGACAACGGTCAGCAAAAATTCAACTGTCGTGGGATATACGTCAACTTTATCGATGATCCTGACTCTATCCATTGGGTTAAGCTTGCTGAGCACATGCAAACCATTCCGGAAACCGGTGCATGGGTAACCGTTTCACGCAGCCAGGATAACAATGAAATCCCGGAAGTTACCCAGATAATGCAGAACAAGGGCAATAAAACCATCATGCCCGAGGACTACACCTGCTCCACCAATGTTGGCAATAATTACAGTACCAGCTACGGTGACAATACCAGCATTAGCTTTGGAGCCAACGTCACAACCTCATTGAGCAAAGCCCGAACCATTGTAGAAAAACACCGGAACAGTGGTAACTACAATAGTGTTAACTACTCTGAGAGTAGCTCATACGGTTATTCGGTGACAGAGCGAAGCCATTCGATTTCTCGTATGGGCGCTGGCGCCGACTTGGGTGATGATCCCGGCGATATGATGGCATACGTCAATTACAGTGACTCTGCGATTTACGGTAATACCTACAGCAAGAACCTGCATATTGGTAAGTCTGAAAATTACTCAGTACAAACCGGCGGCACCTTCTCAGAATCCACCCAAACCGGTGGCTCTATTAGCATTTCCACCATAGATACCAGCGAGAGTACCAGCACAGTAGGGACTACAATAAGTAACAGTACCGTTGGCACCTCGACGAGTATCAGTTCAGTAGGAACCTCCAACAGTACTAGTACGTTGGGCACCAGTAACAGTATGAGTACCACTGGCACCAGTAATAGTATTTCCATTACGGATATGTCTAACGGCATAGGCATCACCACGATGTCTAACAATATCTCTATTACTGACATGTCCAGCAGTATTGGTATTACCAACATGTCCACCTCACTGAATTTAACCAGTACCTCAAGTAGTCTAAGCTTAACGGGCGTTCAGGCGGGTCTTTCATTAACTGGTGCATCCAGTAATTTGTCACTAACCGGTGCAACTTCCAGTTTATCCCTAACCGGGGCTAGTAGTGGCCTGTCATTGACAGGCTCTTCGAGTAATTTAGGACTAACCGGCTCAAGCAGTGGCCTGAATTTGACCGGTTCCAGTAGCTCACTAAATCTAACGGGCAGCAGTACATCTCTTAATTTAACGGGCAGTAGTACAGGAATTAACCTCACCGGCAGTGCTACCGATGTCAATATCACAGGTGGCGGCGCAACCCTGAGTATTGACAACAGAGCGACCTTATCTATCGAGGGTGCCATGCTGGAAATTCTCAGCGCCGCAAAATTGGTGTTATAA
- a CDS encoding DUF3540 domain-containing protein — protein sequence MGTQINDNIAIENTFERPLFAGKVTAVNKDGGCVINGHINTQKALSCLIVPVAGDTVLYWKDDQNKGWIISVLHCEQQQEREISLPQNASIKINTDNLTVNASNSIRFNAIKEINLNVALGKLNECARSACQMIHGTLVQFTKHLINRSEHLDFHAEKLLKSHATQQLITAEKDIKMDADRINMG from the coding sequence ATGGGAACACAAATAAACGACAACATTGCTATAGAAAACACTTTTGAGCGCCCTCTATTCGCCGGCAAAGTCACGGCGGTAAACAAAGATGGAGGCTGCGTAATTAATGGCCATATCAATACTCAAAAAGCACTTAGCTGTTTGATTGTACCAGTTGCAGGCGACACGGTTTTGTACTGGAAAGATGATCAAAACAAAGGCTGGATCATTAGTGTGCTGCATTGCGAGCAACAGCAAGAAAGAGAAATTTCCCTGCCCCAAAATGCCAGCATTAAAATCAACACAGACAATCTGACAGTGAATGCCTCAAATAGCATTAGATTCAATGCAATTAAAGAAATTAACTTGAATGTCGCACTGGGAAAATTGAACGAATGTGCACGCTCTGCCTGCCAAATGATCCATGGAACACTGGTGCAGTTCACAAAACACCTAATAAACAGGTCAGAACACCTTGATTTCCATGCGGAAAAATTGTTAAAAAGTCATGCTACTCAACAACTTATCACTGCAGAAAAAGACATCAAGATGGATGCGGACCGGATTAACATGGGGTAA
- a CDS encoding pentapeptide repeat-containing protein, translated as MPTEKLLKLARLNRIISQEEIEGVAFGELELSMATFQDVVFNALTFSKTQFQQCTFLSCTFIDCQFVDCHFDTCTWHATTLQNSQFDNCTLIGSSFASCAQQNVTFEKSKAQRVALTQGEIKSFTFKNGKWLDSAFMQVQSESVLFAGSEMNNFVLNESDFEQVNIENCKVQRGLFLKCSFKDKDWNNLSWQACSFNESQFSNCVITEAQWQTNNFIAASFEKCQFNHCNLQQALFLKAKFNQVVFNTCQLTETIFNESNGQHTRFEHANADKSLWQDSEWLTSTWLDCKLAFSDWSRAQINGSTVKNCDFTAANWHKLAEDNTLWKKNNKKMLRKTDELQAKSEAEA; from the coding sequence ATGCCGACCGAAAAGCTGCTTAAACTGGCTCGTCTCAATCGTATTATCAGCCAAGAAGAAATCGAAGGTGTGGCATTCGGTGAGCTTGAATTGTCTATGGCTACCTTTCAGGATGTTGTGTTTAACGCCCTGACTTTTAGTAAAACGCAGTTCCAACAATGTACGTTTTTAAGTTGCACCTTTATTGACTGTCAGTTTGTTGATTGTCACTTTGACACTTGCACCTGGCATGCTACTACCCTGCAAAACTCTCAATTCGACAACTGTACCCTCATTGGAAGTTCATTCGCATCTTGTGCACAGCAAAATGTAACCTTTGAAAAATCTAAAGCTCAACGTGTTGCTCTGACTCAGGGGGAAATCAAATCATTTACCTTCAAAAATGGAAAGTGGTTAGACAGTGCATTCATGCAGGTGCAAAGTGAATCCGTTTTGTTTGCAGGCTCTGAAATGAATAACTTTGTACTGAATGAGTCCGATTTTGAGCAAGTAAATATTGAAAACTGTAAGGTACAACGTGGGTTGTTTCTGAAATGCTCTTTTAAGGATAAAGATTGGAATAACTTGAGCTGGCAAGCCTGTTCCTTTAATGAGAGTCAATTCAGCAACTGTGTCATCACTGAAGCACAATGGCAAACCAATAATTTTATCGCAGCAAGCTTCGAGAAGTGTCAATTTAATCACTGCAACTTGCAGCAAGCCTTGTTTCTAAAAGCTAAGTTTAATCAAGTTGTTTTTAATACGTGCCAGCTAACAGAAACGATATTTAACGAATCTAACGGCCAGCACACGCGTTTTGAACACGCCAATGCAGATAAAAGTTTATGGCAAGACTCAGAATGGCTAACTTCAACCTGGCTGGATTGCAAGCTGGCATTTAGCGACTGGTCGCGAGCGCAAATCAACGGGTCTACTGTGAAGAATTGTGATTTTACTGCCGCAAACTGGCATAAGCTGGCAGAAGATAATACTCTTTGGAAGAAAAACAATAAAAAAATGCTCAGGAAAACTGACGAGTTACAGGCAAAATCGGAGGCGGAAGCCTGA
- the tssK gene encoding type VI secretion system baseplate subunit TssK, which produces MKNISPMPDPVQWFEGMLLSPQHFQQNNIYIEQALFHQLQRTNPFYWGVCELEIDQDAVTFDQLIVNKVHAVMPDGTVVKHAISKQQSMENEGLKQLSIQLSEIPDIEPQKPFHVHLAIPALSDGCASDVDSELKRYDSVNEGKVIDQNDIQNKIDLVRLRARLLLLVDSQLSPNFRSFPILKMEKTYDGSFQILNYTPPTLYVPKVDAPYQVKLGKDIEALLGDIRTKATGLRNFFTDTQGQNSIVSAVQRQRIHYLTACLPTVEVLLNSQVTHPQQLYLALVNLAGNMAIIHPDLLPPSFSEYRHNDIDGTFKALFSFITDITESIRLDFTCIPFELNDDHEYSVAIDQLPEDGVFYLSLKQAQGSSPDKLKQWIENAMIATDNNWELLLLSRTLGADRLPVKEFKNLKLLAGDEEVFIEIKVDREFIAPKHRLMISGSDQSLAEHQPTVINWFIPRKSG; this is translated from the coding sequence ATGAAGAATATTTCTCCCATGCCAGATCCGGTTCAATGGTTTGAAGGAATGCTGTTATCTCCGCAGCATTTTCAACAAAATAATATTTACATTGAACAAGCACTGTTCCATCAACTTCAGCGCACTAACCCATTTTATTGGGGTGTTTGTGAGCTGGAGATAGACCAAGACGCCGTTACTTTCGATCAGTTGATAGTGAATAAGGTACACGCAGTAATGCCTGATGGCACTGTGGTAAAACACGCAATTTCAAAACAACAAAGCATGGAAAATGAAGGGTTAAAGCAGCTTTCAATTCAGTTGTCAGAAATTCCCGATATTGAGCCTCAAAAACCATTTCACGTGCATCTTGCAATCCCTGCGCTAAGTGACGGCTGTGCCAGCGATGTCGATAGTGAATTAAAACGCTATGACAGTGTCAATGAAGGCAAGGTTATCGACCAAAATGATATTCAGAACAAGATAGATCTGGTCAGACTCAGAGCCAGATTGCTATTGCTTGTGGATTCGCAGCTGTCTCCGAACTTTCGCTCATTCCCCATTTTAAAGATGGAAAAAACCTATGATGGTAGTTTCCAGATATTAAATTACACACCACCGACTCTTTATGTGCCTAAGGTCGATGCGCCTTATCAGGTTAAGTTGGGTAAAGACATAGAAGCGCTGCTTGGTGATATTCGAACCAAAGCCACTGGATTGAGAAACTTCTTCACCGATACACAAGGGCAAAATAGCATTGTTAGCGCCGTTCAAAGACAAAGAATTCACTATCTAACAGCTTGTTTGCCAACGGTAGAAGTACTGCTAAATAGCCAAGTAACTCACCCACAACAACTATACCTGGCACTGGTGAATCTCGCTGGTAATATGGCCATCATCCACCCGGATTTATTGCCACCGTCGTTTTCGGAATATCGTCACAACGATATTGATGGTACTTTCAAAGCACTCTTTAGTTTCATAACCGATATTACGGAAAGTATCAGGCTAGACTTCACCTGTATTCCTTTCGAATTAAACGATGATCACGAGTACTCAGTAGCAATTGATCAGTTACCTGAGGATGGCGTGTTTTATCTGTCATTAAAACAAGCTCAGGGCTCCAGCCCAGACAAACTGAAGCAGTGGATTGAAAATGCCATGATAGCTACAGACAACAATTGGGAGTTATTGTTGTTGTCTCGTACTCTAGGGGCGGACCGCTTACCAGTTAAAGAATTTAAGAACCTGAAACTTCTGGCTGGCGATGAAGAAGTTTTTATAGAGATAAAAGTAGACAGAGAATTTATTGCACCGAAACACCGATTAATGATCAGCGGTTCTGACCAGTCCTTGGCTGAGCATCAACCCACTGTCATCAATTGGTTTATACCGCGTAAATCAGGGTGA
- a CDS encoding DUF4150 domain-containing protein, whose translation MMFCKTQMFALSLGFPDVCKIITPVGPIPIPLPNFAFSTLAIPTIFNHFITCMPVHNLLTTTALSNGNEVSIPLGGIVSQQFMGSKRNLLGSFRTYFQCMPCTRMLDLSGQNGLLSNIPGLNLSPSQVKVMVLT comes from the coding sequence ATGATGTTTTGTAAGACTCAAATGTTTGCTCTTAGCCTCGGCTTTCCCGATGTGTGTAAAATAATTACGCCTGTTGGGCCTATCCCTATTCCGTTGCCAAATTTTGCTTTTTCAACCTTGGCTATTCCCACTATCTTTAATCACTTCATTACTTGCATGCCGGTGCACAATCTATTGACCACGACAGCATTGAGTAACGGTAATGAAGTATCAATTCCATTAGGGGGAATTGTTTCCCAACAGTTTATGGGGTCAAAACGCAACCTGTTGGGCAGTTTCAGAACCTATTTTCAATGCATGCCTTGCACCAGAATGCTAGACTTAAGTGGCCAAAACGGGTTACTTTCCAACATTCCCGGGCTAAATTTATCACCAAGCCAGGTGAAGGTGATGGTGTTGACATGA
- a CDS encoding DUF2169 domain-containing protein produces the protein MKVIKPQKIGLLHKAYTFKFKHYFVSAPVVFFEMGTQPSEPDPHNPYGVFTENLQWPLVQEQLGTQILDMVMPKPTAEFMLAGSAWNPEAESNKPAIASIKFGNIEKRLKINGNRNWHKGLMGYKLTQAEPWESVFINDQVAYGGEGYNDNPVGTGHKIEDKVVAAPNVEDEKVSIKRIGKKYPPAGFGSLTINHSQRSQYNGNYKTKDWLENHFPNLAPDTDFRLFQAAREDQQLNGYLRGDESYTLTNLLPGTSVFNGKLPGVYPRSFIQTSDAEDNFKEIPLYLDTVWLFPDINVGAAIWHGQLEVSQLDARDIKANLIAYEALQDEAREIAHYEQQLKLRTDPDTALQAMSDEAPLAPLKTPEQIAAEEAEIAQEQAAAEALQKEQQEQFLEDAKEANGGILPPGFVIPEMEQRKVLISKEAIKRGSFNAGPMMEEVAKQKAEAEKLQLEMQQQLEEAQELSDKQLEQLDAEQVKEIKAKGNASDKIEELQSLAKGQSLDLDEEQLKMLEEQQFKAQQYSMTPISEWPQDKYAQEKRAIFLNALNNGELLAARNWSGADLSFLNLKGINLSQANLENCNLEGTVLDTANLAQTALLGCKLSNASFKKARLSEVNLSSAVGHYPDFSGADMSQALLMKTNFENANFTGCDMRMVVVFEANLVRSRFVASQFSKLSMVNSQCNDSDFSTITGEMFIAMACNFNLSQFCNVKLNRCAFLESLFRVCNFAQAELEKCQFSGDGDLSGSCLTQVKAAQCGFRRINGKYWHAPDAALNQCDLGDSDFHFGNFKRSSFIQSILSESRFVHCNFEQCNFYTALMRATLLDNCQLKNANFYRTDAIAAAVFDSNFKDAENLEPIIKKRWRNADRKAA, from the coding sequence ATGAAAGTGATCAAACCTCAAAAAATCGGTTTATTACACAAAGCTTATACCTTTAAGTTCAAGCATTATTTTGTGTCTGCGCCGGTGGTGTTTTTTGAGATGGGAACACAACCTTCCGAGCCAGATCCCCACAACCCTTATGGCGTATTTACCGAAAACCTGCAGTGGCCGTTGGTGCAAGAACAGCTCGGCACTCAGATTTTAGACATGGTGATGCCTAAACCTACTGCTGAGTTTATGTTAGCTGGCAGCGCCTGGAATCCTGAAGCAGAATCCAATAAACCGGCGATAGCAAGTATCAAGTTTGGAAACATAGAAAAACGTCTGAAAATCAACGGCAATCGCAACTGGCACAAAGGATTAATGGGCTATAAGTTGACCCAAGCCGAGCCTTGGGAATCGGTGTTCATCAATGACCAGGTGGCCTATGGTGGCGAAGGTTACAACGACAACCCGGTCGGCACCGGCCACAAAATTGAAGACAAAGTCGTTGCGGCTCCGAATGTCGAGGATGAAAAAGTCAGCATCAAGCGCATCGGTAAAAAGTACCCCCCTGCAGGGTTTGGCAGCTTAACCATTAATCACTCTCAGCGCAGTCAATACAACGGTAATTACAAAACTAAAGACTGGTTGGAAAACCACTTTCCCAATCTCGCACCAGATACCGACTTTCGACTTTTCCAAGCTGCCAGGGAAGATCAGCAGCTTAATGGCTATTTGCGCGGTGATGAGTCCTACACCTTAACGAATCTGCTACCAGGTACTTCGGTGTTTAACGGTAAATTGCCCGGTGTCTATCCCCGTAGTTTTATTCAGACCAGCGACGCAGAAGATAACTTTAAAGAAATACCGCTCTATCTGGATACCGTTTGGCTGTTTCCCGATATTAATGTCGGTGCGGCTATTTGGCACGGGCAACTGGAAGTATCTCAGCTTGATGCTCGCGACATTAAAGCCAATTTAATCGCCTATGAAGCGTTACAAGACGAAGCCAGAGAAATCGCTCATTATGAGCAACAGTTGAAACTCAGAACAGACCCGGATACGGCTTTACAGGCCATGTCAGATGAAGCTCCTCTTGCACCGCTTAAAACACCAGAGCAAATTGCTGCTGAAGAAGCTGAAATAGCACAAGAGCAAGCCGCGGCGGAAGCGCTGCAAAAAGAACAACAAGAACAGTTTCTGGAAGATGCCAAAGAAGCCAATGGGGGTATCCTACCTCCGGGATTTGTAATACCTGAGATGGAACAACGCAAGGTTTTAATCAGCAAAGAAGCGATAAAACGGGGGTCGTTTAACGCTGGCCCTATGATGGAAGAAGTGGCAAAACAAAAAGCTGAAGCGGAAAAATTGCAATTGGAGATGCAGCAACAGTTAGAAGAAGCACAGGAGCTCAGTGATAAACAGTTAGAACAACTGGATGCCGAGCAGGTGAAAGAAATCAAGGCCAAAGGCAATGCTTCGGATAAGATTGAAGAGCTTCAATCACTGGCTAAAGGTCAGAGTCTGGACCTTGATGAAGAGCAGTTAAAAATGCTCGAAGAGCAGCAGTTTAAAGCTCAACAGTATAGCATGACGCCGATTTCAGAGTGGCCGCAAGATAAATATGCTCAAGAAAAAAGAGCCATCTTCCTCAATGCCCTGAACAATGGAGAACTACTGGCGGCCCGAAATTGGTCCGGTGCAGATTTATCCTTTTTAAATTTAAAAGGCATCAACCTGAGTCAGGCGAACCTCGAAAACTGCAATCTCGAGGGGACCGTTTTAGACACGGCCAATCTGGCTCAAACAGCGTTATTAGGGTGCAAACTCAGTAACGCCTCCTTTAAAAAGGCTCGACTGAGCGAAGTCAATTTAAGCAGTGCTGTGGGTCACTATCCCGACTTTTCAGGCGCAGACATGAGTCAGGCCCTGTTGATGAAAACAAACTTCGAGAATGCCAACTTCACAGGTTGTGATATGCGCATGGTTGTGGTGTTTGAAGCCAACCTCGTTCGAAGTCGTTTTGTTGCCAGCCAGTTTAGCAAGTTAAGTATGGTTAATAGTCAATGTAACGACAGCGACTTTTCCACTATTACGGGTGAAATGTTCATCGCCATGGCTTGTAACTTCAACCTCAGTCAATTTTGCAACGTCAAATTGAACCGCTGTGCGTTTCTGGAATCCTTGTTCCGCGTGTGCAACTTCGCGCAAGCAGAATTGGAAAAATGCCAATTCAGTGGCGACGGTGACTTGTCTGGTTCTTGTTTAACGCAAGTAAAAGCGGCGCAATGCGGTTTCAGACGTATCAACGGAAAATATTGGCACGCGCCTGATGCGGCTCTAAACCAGTGCGACTTGGGAGATTCTGATTTCCACTTTGGAAATTTCAAACGTAGTAGTTTTATTCAATCAATATTAAGTGAATCGCGATTTGTCCATTGCAACTTTGAACAGTGTAATTTCTACACGGCACTGATGCGCGCCACCCTGCTAGATAATTGCCAACTTAAAAATGCCAACTTTTATCGAACCGATGCCATTGCTGCAGCGGTTTTCGACAGTAATTTCAAAGACGCCGAAAACCTTGAACCCATAATTAAAAAGAGGTGGCGTAATGCCGACCGAAAAGCTGCTTAA
- a CDS encoding DotU family type IV/VI secretion system protein, producing the protein MSISPASIKQSQLILRAFEESLAFWNQLRVDVEAHYKDSSNLADREGKEIKDVPRYVHREITEHLAAQEQRIKTIASSGQYIIYVQAQYALVALIDDQLLRMVAWPHQTDWLGMLLEKTLYSSRNAGHKLVQRIEEMIESDVTGKTLSPQVKQLAYIYLTVLWQGFRGKLINNSSRVEHLMNSLVEISDFNSVDLSHKHLFHQPYLHNRNNDKAARLAPLSKWHRVTLFAFILYLALGAGIWGVLTMDLSQELSSVISSSTK; encoded by the coding sequence ATGAGTATTTCACCAGCATCAATTAAGCAGAGTCAACTGATCCTCCGGGCGTTCGAAGAGAGCCTGGCGTTTTGGAATCAGCTGCGGGTTGATGTTGAAGCTCATTACAAAGACAGCTCAAACCTCGCGGATCGTGAAGGCAAAGAGATTAAAGATGTACCGCGCTACGTACATCGCGAAATTACAGAACATTTAGCCGCTCAAGAGCAGAGAATAAAAACTATCGCCTCTTCTGGTCAGTACATAATTTACGTACAAGCTCAATATGCACTCGTTGCGCTCATTGACGACCAACTGCTACGTATGGTTGCCTGGCCCCATCAAACCGATTGGTTAGGTATGCTGCTAGAGAAAACCCTCTATTCGAGCCGCAATGCTGGGCATAAGCTGGTACAGCGGATTGAAGAGATGATCGAATCAGACGTAACGGGTAAAACCCTGTCGCCACAGGTGAAGCAGTTGGCCTACATCTATCTAACCGTGTTATGGCAAGGTTTCAGAGGCAAGTTAATTAACAATTCATCTCGCGTAGAACACTTGATGAACTCGCTAGTGGAAATTTCTGATTTCAATAGCGTTGATTTGTCTCATAAACACTTATTCCATCAACCCTATTTGCACAACAGAAATAATGATAAAGCCGCAAGGCTGGCACCTTTATCCAAATGGCACCGTGTCACCCTGTTTGCTTTTATTTTATACTTGGCTTTAGGTGCCGGAATTTGGGGGGTCTTGACCATGGATTTGAGTCAGGAGCTGTCCTCGGTTATCAGTTCGAGTACCAAATAA
- the tssG gene encoding type VI secretion system baseplate subunit TssG, whose amino-acid sequence METPERSQISCLDLLTGQAEEFNFYQAIRVLECVVREEEGIPQIRYKAVNEQAFMPNFIANLKSDEQVTEVKVNGYALTGQQGPLPDVYNDLLLEQKSRGNRGPEAFLDLFNNRLLHLLFDIKKQLDPMLFNDISINSEIFNILESLTGLSTFDLFKRLPITQEKLLTFSALLIGNRQNYSSLKQIIECMFDCKVEIEPCKGGWRKLPETWQTRLGKDNARLGSGVGLGKKHWDNQAKIGLLLTLKNIDQCRRLMPKGNLHEVLKSMLAYLTDGRYEIDVRLQLDWECLPKSQLSQKSSMFLGQSSWLKSDVGQGKTLNLPKFTVIPTLKNQFWEDIA is encoded by the coding sequence GTGGAAACCCCTGAGCGGTCACAAATATCTTGCCTAGATCTGTTAACAGGTCAGGCAGAAGAATTCAATTTTTATCAAGCGATTCGCGTACTTGAGTGTGTTGTACGGGAAGAAGAAGGTATCCCACAAATAAGATATAAAGCGGTCAACGAACAGGCATTTATGCCCAATTTCATCGCCAACCTGAAATCCGATGAACAGGTTACCGAAGTTAAGGTAAATGGCTATGCGCTAACGGGCCAGCAAGGCCCACTGCCCGACGTATACAACGATTTGTTGCTGGAACAAAAGTCGCGTGGTAATCGAGGCCCAGAAGCGTTCCTGGATTTGTTCAATAATCGCCTGTTGCATCTGTTATTTGATATCAAAAAGCAGCTGGATCCGATGCTGTTTAACGACATCAGTATCAACAGTGAAATCTTTAATATCTTGGAATCTCTAACGGGGCTAAGTACTTTTGATTTATTCAAACGCTTGCCCATTACTCAAGAGAAGTTACTTACTTTCTCTGCACTGTTAATTGGCAATCGTCAAAACTATTCATCATTGAAACAAATCATTGAGTGTATGTTCGATTGCAAAGTAGAAATTGAACCCTGTAAGGGTGGCTGGCGCAAATTACCAGAAACCTGGCAAACCCGATTGGGGAAAGACAACGCTCGCTTAGGCTCAGGTGTTGGCTTGGGCAAAAAACACTGGGATAACCAGGCAAAAATAGGGTTATTGCTTACTTTAAAAAACATTGATCAATGCCGTCGTTTGATGCCCAAGGGCAATCTTCACGAAGTTCTAAAATCTATGCTCGCTTACCTCACCGATGGTCGCTACGAAATAGACGTCAGACTACAACTGGATTGGGAATGTTTACCCAAATCGCAACTCAGCCAAAAATCTTCAATGTTTTTAGGGCAATCCAGCTGGCTAAAATCTGATGTTGGTCAGGGTAAAACATTGAATCTGCCTAAATTTACGGTGATCCCAACGCTCAAAAATCAATTTTGGGAGGACATCGCGTGA